A section of the Triticum dicoccoides isolate Atlit2015 ecotype Zavitan chromosome 7A, WEW_v2.0, whole genome shotgun sequence genome encodes:
- the LOC119327349 gene encoding uncharacterized protein LOC119327349 — translation MLLRSASSPLLNAARVPAAAAVEHVLGHGHLAVASPAGHHGPRQQGALCRALSEADLLAPVQLPAASAFLEELDEEEAQQEDEDVVAVGVAAVPLRRLLTSTGLDAAGEEQEAGAGGALALLEGVGGGGGRGRVCGGWQGGRGGDGDGDGDGGDRGATDAHYRRMIRANPGNSLPLGNYARFLKEVQGDAARAQEYCERAIVANPGDGDALAMYAGLVWETSRDAERADAYYSRAVQAAPDDCYVLGSYAGFLWDAEEEDGLNDGQPPAGSPPFYGAAQPSSIRAAS, via the exons ATGCTGCTGCGGAGCGCGTCCTCGCCGCTGCTCAACGCGGCGCGCGTGCCGGCGGCCGCGGCGGTGGAGCATGTACTGGGCCACGGGCACCTCGCGGTGGCGTCGCCGGCGGGGCATCACGGGCCGAGGCAGCAGGGGGCGCTGTGCCGCGCATTGTCCGAGGCCGATCTGCTGGCGCCGGTGCAGCTCCCGGCCGCCTCCGCCTTCCTCgaggagttggacgaggaggaggcgcAGCAGGAGGACGAGGACGTGGTCGCGGTCGGGGTGGCGGCCGTGCCGCTGCGCCGGCTGCTGACGAGCACGGGGCTGGACGCCGCGGGGGAGGAACAGGAGGCCGGCGCCGGCGGAGCCCTGGCGCTCCTCGAGGGCGTCGGGGGAGGCGGCGGGCGCGGGAGGGTGTGCGGCGGCTGGCAGGGCGGCCGCGGAGGAgacggagacggcgacggcgacggaggtgACCGCGGCGCCACCGACGCGCACTACCGGCGGATGATCAGGGCCAACCCGGGCAACTCGCTGCCGCTGGGGAACTACGCCAGGTTCCTCAAGGAGGTGCAGGGGGACGCGGCGAGGGCGCAGGAGTACTGCGAGCGCGCCATCGTCGCCAACCCCGGCGACGGCGACGCCCTGGCGATGTACGCGGGCCTCGTCTGGGAGACCAGCCGCGACGCTGAGCGCGCCGACGCTTACTACAGCCGCGCCGTCCAGGCCGCGCCCGACGACTG CTATGTCCTGGGATCCTACGCCGGGTTCCTGTGGGACGCCGAGGAGGAAGACGGTCTCAACGACGGGCAGCCTCCGGCGGGGTCGCCGCCGTTCTATGGGGCAGCGCAGCCATCCTCCATCAGAGCGGCTTCTTAG